DNA from Clarias gariepinus isolate MV-2021 ecotype Netherlands chromosome 11, CGAR_prim_01v2, whole genome shotgun sequence:
TTTTTGTGTGTTAATACATTACATCTCACCTGCACTATTTAACCCAGCATATGTGCTTCCGGGCGGAAGGGGAGCAGCGGTTATGCGAGGGGTGTGTGTGGTATTCGTGTGCGTGGCGGAGTGTAAAGTAAGCTGTTGAGTGTCTCTAATAAATGTTATCAACAAATAAACGTCgcgtttatttcagtttaacatGGTAGCAGAGGATGGTTGCTAAGGATGGCAGCCGAAGTTTGATGAAGCCAGACCGTACGAGTGCTGGAAAAATGAAATCAATGTCTGGAAGCGAGTTACCGACCTTGACAGAAGAAAACAAGCACTTGCTGTTGCTTTGGGGCTTGAAGGGAGAGCCCGTGAAACCGCAATGGAAATACCTGCGGAAGATTTGGACAGTGATAGCGGTATGACGACGTTAATGGCGAAGCTTGACGCCGTGTttctaaaaaaggaaaaagatcgCGCATATGAAGCGTACTCTTATTTCGATGGCATTACGGAGAACAGTTCAGTTTCCATGGCGGACTACATAATTGACTTTGAACAGCGTTACAACCGGATGAAAAAGTATAATATGACGCTTCCTGATGCTGTGTTGGCTTTTAAGCTTTTAGATACGGCTTGCCTCGACAAAAAAAGTAGACAGTTAGCTTTGACGGCCTGTACTGAGTTAAAGTTCTCCTCCATGAAGTCGGCTCTCAAAAGGATTTTTGGAGGGAaaactacaggatcattgaatGGAATACAAGTGAACCAAGAATCTGCGTTTTTCACAGAACAAAGACCGCAAAGCAGAGGGAAACGGAACGGAATGTCGCAAAGTGGACTACAAAAGCAGCCATTACAGGGGACTAATCCGCTGAATAAGTTTGGTAAGAGATCCAGATGTGCTATTTGCCAGTGTACATTTCATTGGGCTAAAGACTGTCCTCATAAGAAAACTGAAGAAGTGCGAATAACTGAGGATGCAGATGTAGAAGAGTGTAATATCACACTGTTCATAAAGGCCTCCATGTCAGATGCTGAGATATTCATGACTGAATCACTGGGATCAGCGACTATTGACACGGCTTGTACTCGTACTGTATTTGGGGAGAAATGGCTAGAAAACTATATTGACGGCCTCACTCAAGAACAAGTAAACCAACTGATGCAAACAGAAACTCCAAGTTGCAGAGCATTTCGGTTCGGCGATGGGAATCTGGTTTATTCCACAAGAAATGTGAAACTACCAGCTAAAATAGGACTGACAAAATGCAATATTGAAACTGAAATCGTCAAGGTTGACCTTCCACTCCTGCTGAGTAAAACGTCACTGAAGAAGGCAGGTACCATTCTGGACATGAAAAAGGACAGCGCAGTGATGTTCAAACAATCCATTCCTCTTGAGTTTACTAGTTCTGGACATTACTGTGTAGACATCAGAGACAAAGAAGCTAAAAAAACTCAAAGTGAAGAGGAGGTCTTTACAGTGACAGAAAAGAGTCTTTCTAAAGCTTCATAAACAGTTTGGTCATGCGTCAGCAGACAGACTACAGAGACTTATTCACAGTTCAGGAAATAAGGACAAAGAATGCTGTACTATTCTACAACAGATAGTAAATGACTGTGAAATATGCAAGAAGTACAAGAGGACAAAGCCAAAGCCTGCTGTGGGGTTACCTTTAGCTTCAGAGTATAACGAGACTGTGGCGGTGGATCTGCACGAGTTAGAGACAGGTGTGTGGTATCTTCACATAATCGATCACTTTACACGGTTCAGCGCTGGAAACATTGTGACTACAAAGAAGTCATCTGAAATTGTAAACTCCTTCATTGACACTTGGATTAGTGTTCATGGCGCCCCTCAGAGGCTATACAGCGACAACGGAGGTGAATTTAACAGTGAAGAGATCAGAGACATGGCTGAGAATTTTAACATCGAGACAAGAACAACAGCAGGATACAGTCCTTGGAGCAACGGACTACTCGAAAGACATAATCAGATACTGACTGAGATCATCTTGTAGGTCAAACGAGAAAATGGATGTGACTGGCACACTGCCCTTGATTGGGCCCTCATGGCTAAGAACAGTATGTTGAACGTTCATGGCTACAGTCCGTATCAGTTGGTGTTTGGACAAAATCCTAATCTTCCTTCTGTGATAGTCGATAAACTACCTGCTTTAGAAGGCACCTCTATGAGTGCTAGAGTGAGAGAACACATTTCTGCCTTACATGCTTCCAGGAAAGCATTCACAGAAGCTGAGTCTTCTGAGCGAATAAGAAGGACAATACGTAAGCAGCTCAGGCCCACTGATGAAATGTTTGTGACTGGAGACAAGGTATATTACAAAAGAGGGGACTGTCCAGAGTGGAAGGGACCAGGGGTAGTTATTGGTCAGGATGGAGCTGTTGTGTTTATAAGACATGGGGGGGATTCTTGTAAGAGTGCACCAATCCAGGCTCTGTAAGATAAACAGGCAGGATCAGGAATCTCAGGATAAGCAAACTGTGAAAGACAACaggcagaggaaaaaaaaaaaaaaaaaagcaatgtagCAGTAAGCTCAGATAGTGAAGAAAATACAGACAGCGAACGGGAAACAATCGGCGACAGGGAGGTAAATACAGAAGAAGTGGTTCATCCTAGTATGACACAACTGGAAAAGAATCACATTGTTTGTGATAACCCTGTCCCTTCCACTGGTGTAAAGATTAAGAAGGGACAAACTGTGACCTTTATGAAGCAGGATGGTGATGGTCTACAGAAAGCAAGGGTTTTAGGTAGAGCAGGCAAAGCTTCTGGAAAATACAAAAGCTGGTTTAATTTGCAGTATATTGAACCTGACGGCAGTGATGGGCAAAAGGAGCCAGTAGATTTATCATGTGTTGATAATCTGTTAGGGAGAGTGATGTGCTTGTAACAAAAGACATTTCATTTGATGTGGCTAAGCGGGATGAAATCATGAACTGGtgcaaaaacaatgtttttgaaGAAGTTGACGATGTAGGTCAAAAGTGTGTCTCTACCAGATGGGTCCGTAATCTCAAAGAAACTCCCAATGGCATTGTGCCCAAGGCACGACTCGTAGCTAGAGGTTTTGAAGAGCTTAATATTCACGAGCTGCAGAAAGACTCCCCAACTTGTGTATCTGAGTCTCTTAGACTATTGTTAGCAGTAATCTGTCAAAACAAATGGCACATCCATTCCATGGACATCAAATCTGCTTTCTTACAGGGCATGCAGTTGTCCAGAGAAATCCATATCAGGCCTCCTGCTgaagcagaaaagaaaaatactctATGGAAACTCAATAAGTGTGTTTACGGCCTTGCTGATGCATCACTGTATTGGTACAATAAGTTGAAAGACATCATGCTGAGTACAGGTGGTAAAATGTCCAAAGTAGATCCAGCAGTATTCTACTGGTTGGATGAGCAGCGTAAGGTTACTGGAGTGCTTGCATGTCATGTTGATGATTTTCTTTGGGCAGGCTCGCAAAACTTCTCAAAAGATGTGATTCCTACACTTAAGTCTGCATTTCAGGTGGGACGTGAGGAACATAAAAATTTCTGCTATGTAGGAATGGACTTTGTTACTTTTAATGGTGAAATTCATGTACATCAGCATAGTTACATCGAAAACGTACAGCCAATTCACCTACAAGCAACGCGTGCCCTGCAGAGAGATGCCTCTGTTAATGAGACTGAAAAAGAGCAGCTTAGGTCAAAAATTGGGCAGATATTGTGGGTTGCAAAACAAACCAGACCGGACATCATGTTTGATGTAAGCAGATTGGGGTCAAATATAAAAGATGCCACAGTTCAGTCAATTCACGAGATAAATAAGGTCATAAGAAAGCTTAAATCTGAAAAAGTCACTCTCAGGTTTCAGCATTTGGGAAACAACGATGCTCTGAATCTGACAGTTTTCAGTTATGCCTCCCTAGGAAATCTTCCCGATGGGGGTACACAAGGAGGAATATTAATTGGTCTCATGGGAGAACGAGGGAAGTTTTCTCCCCTGTTCTGGCAGTCTAAGAGAATTAGACGTGTGGTGAGGAGCACTCTGGCAGGGGAAACTCTAGCCCTGTCAGATGGAATAGATAATGCTATCTTTCTGGCGACCCTTTTTTCTGAGCTTACGACTGAAAATCCTGATCTGAATGCTCCCCCTTTGGTCTGTGTGACAGACAATCACTCTCTGTTTGATGCTCTTAAGTCAACAAAACAGGTCACTGAGAAACGACTTAGACTGGAAATAAGCAGTATAAAGGAGCTCAtacaaagtaataaaataaagaaggtTCTCTGGTTGGACACAAAAACTCAACTTGCTGATTGTCTTACCAAAAGGGGAGCATCTGCTCTCATGTTATTAAAAGTACTCAGTGAAGGGCTATGGTgctattaaaaaattatctcGGTTGaaaactgttttataaaaacgtttaagaaaaataaaggggCTACTTTCCAAATCTATGCACTTTCAATTGTATATGTAActactgttttgttgtttttgctgtGGCCTTCATTGTTCTGCAATGGTAACTAAGGACTTTGTTACATAtattattcccttttttttttgttcttttgttgtttgttaaaaaaaataaaaatatttgggtAATGTTAATACATTACATCTCACCTGCACTATTTAACCCAGCATATGTGCTTCCGGGCGGAAGGGAAGCAGCGGTTATGCGAGGGGTGTGTGTGGTATTCGTGTGCGTGGCGGAGTGTAAAGTAAGCTGTTGAGTgtctttaataaatgttatcaaCAAATAAACGTCgtgtttatttcagtttaacacTGTGCATTGAAATATGAATTTTGCACGAATTAAGCACAAAAGTATTTAGATTCAAAACTGTTAAAGCCTCCTTTTAATAAATTGCATTTTACCTATATTTGAGTATTTAATGTACTTGTGCAtccatttgtattaaaaaaataagaagggtCAAACAATTCACTAATGTCTTACCATCTCAACCACCTCTACTTCAGCATTAAGACGCAGCTGATACATAAACATCTGCAGATCTTTCTTCATCTGAATGCTGTTGTCATCCAGGTGTGCCACGGTAAAGATGCGCATCTTACATTTTCTCCACACCTTAAGAAAGCAGTATTGTAAGTATGAAATCAAGTCATTCAACAAAATGACAACAGGCATTTCTCATCTGTACCTTGTGCTGGCGGAGCAAGAATGGAAGCAACATGAGCAGCCCTCCATCATGAACGATCCACCACACATCAATGGTTCCCTCAGTCAGACGCTCTGTGTAGCTCGGAAACATGTCACTGTTCTTTGCCACAAGCAGGGCCTGGTGCGCAGCAGtcgtctctctcactgtctctgtcaCATTAAAGAGTTACCATCAGTCTATGACTTCAAATTGAAGAGAATGATTAACGTCAATGTTGAGAGATTAATAAATTCAATGTGATTAAAAGCAGACCAAATGAAGAAAAGTGTCTCTAATGAGGATGGCATTATGCACATACCGATAAAGTTTTTCCAGGAGGTTGCATCCTCAGCCTGTCTCCAGTTGCTTGGCCATGCCATCAATACAGCATTGTGTTTCATGCCGCCCAAACCAGCTGACTGGATCAAGTTGGAGAAACCATCTCTCAAGTTAGAGCACACCACAATATGACAGAAGCCTTTTGTTTTCTCTGAGGACATGGCTGCCTTGACATTCTGTAAAGAAGGAAAAAttggtttaaaattgtataaGCATCTTAAAACAGATTTTCATTTTTGCAATATTATTGCTTGGAAGAGCTTGAAGTGTTCTTTTGTACTCACTGTTTCCGCCCGTTTGGCATCACCACTCCGACTAATATAGGATCCCTGCAACACTGAAGACACAATGGTCAGGCCTTTTCCAGCCTTCAGCTGAGACGTGAAGGAGAGTAGTCGCGGATGCTTCACCGCCAAATCAGAGTCAAGACTTAGCAACACCAGAAGCTGGGGCCTAAATTACACAATATTTAATAGGCATTTATTATTAgataaaaagatctaataatatttctggttttggttaaaaaaagattttgttatCTGTCTGTCTTGAAGTGTGTTTTCATTATAACTTCAGTATTTGAGGTTTTCTAGTATTGTATACTAACCGTTCTCTTATTTATTTTGCCGAGTATCTAGCTGTTTTGGTTGCTACtttggttttaataaaactaGTAAACTCACACTTGCATCTGTCCACTTCAAGAAAGCCTTTTTACACCTGTGCTTACCTCCAGTTCTTGGTATGAGGTGGTGTGTCTTCTAACTTGATAAGTGCGTACTGTGCAGCATTTAAGGACAGCCCTCTAATTCCATCGCCCCATTCCTTCTCCGCCCTAAGAGTttagaaaaacaattaacataACAAAAAGAACTGTCTCATATTATTGGTAGAATTATTACTACTATCTACAATGCAGGCAGTACATTGCTACAGGGAAAGAGACTCACCCTCTGTATtcaatgtatttatatatgcatCCAGCAAGTAGCATGGCCACCAGGGCATAATACCAGGATGAAACAAACATTAGAGAGATGCAAAGAGTCATGCCCAGGACTGAAAGACTCCTAAGGGATTAAATgcagtttattttacattatttcatgcagcaaaataatgaataataataattaaaaattcaaatccTAAAATGCTTCTGAAATAAAGGAGCAAAACATTAATTATGTAAAGCAACACAGTAAATGTGCCATGTCCTGAATATTCTGATAGACATAATACCCTGATCAAATCACTTCTACCATAATTACAATTGTATTATTACAACAAAAACTTGAGGATATAAAGTACAGAGTTTGTAGTCTACACGTGATGAATAAAGTTTGAATCAAAATGTTGCATAATCCAGTCATATTTTGACTCATATTAGTGGTGTCAAtcattaaaataagtttaataaaacattttttttaaatgtttctactgtttttgttttttttaacataacagcttttgtttttttgttttttttaaaggaactgAATCTGCAAGTGACACAGACACATGTGTaaatgaatgacaattaagGAATGAAAAGGAATTGCAGCAATTGACAAAGTATGTATGTTCCTAATCACTTGTTTAACTTGTGTTTTCTATAACTGCACACATTATTCTTGAGTAACATACCAGTGATAGAATTTAAACCTTGGTCTCCAGTTTGGGGTGCGTAGGAGTGTTTGGACAGCACAGGCCAAGTTTACAAAAAGGTAGCACATCAAGAAAAACCTATAGAACAAAAACAATGCATGATATGACAAAATATACATATTAGGATATCTTATTCCGttttaatttagaaaataaatagcatttttatgtttttttttttttttttttaccaaatgtaaatatttattatggCAAACATGCCATCCCGATAGGCAGGACATTTTGGGTGTTTgcattttctaataataataataataataaaatataataacaataaattcattttgaaaatatgTTTGTTGGAGGACAACGGCAAGGGGAAAGAGGAGGTACCAGCTGAGGTGCATACTCACATTGAAAGAATAGGAGCAACCTTGTCCACAGAAGCAATAAGAATCCCAATTTCACAAATTCCTACTGTTAGCAGCAATGCCCAGGTTGGCTCACCATTTGATTTACTGTGACCAAATACCTACAAAAAAAGAATGCGACACACCCGTTTTTAATCATGAGCCATTATGACTAGGTTTACCAACACAGTTTGAAAACTTCCTAcaatttcttttactttctagaccatgaaataaaatataaaatataaaatttatacattttatataaattaaatgaagtcAAGTGTATTCCCATTATAATCCAAATCAAGCCAAAACAAGTATTTATGGAAACCATGTTCTTAAAATGcaattaataataaactttaattgCAGTGCATGGGAAGGGGAATCTTCAGTGATATGATTTTGGATAAATGCTTAATGAATAACTATTCAGACCCATCAGGCAGTTATGTTATGTGCATTTAATCTTAAAATCTTATGCATCATCCCTGTGTTTTCTTGTTTCCAGTTGACATATTTCACTTTAATAAGATGGGTAGCACTTATCTAGGGACAGTAAATATAATGAAAGTGAGGGGGTGATGAATTATTTTAAACGTTATggcttttctaaataaaattacatggCTCATCTGTGAAGGGTGGGAAACCTATGcatccattttaaataaataaaggtaaccTGTAGGAAAGGAATGAGTCCATCGTGTGCAATAGCATGCAGAAGCCTGGGGGCTCCAGTCAGACTCTGTAATCCGGCACCACAGCAAGAAAAGAAGGAGCCAATCACAATCAACCATGGTGAAGGCCAAGCCAGAGTGCCGATGACTGGGCTTTGTTTCACAGAAAACCCAAACCTGTTTAGACAAGACAATAGCTGTCTGTAATTTCAGCACTGGccacatgtttttaaaacatactTTTATCAAGTAGTAGAAGTCTGAAAGCCAGCAAAAATAACAGTTTTTCAATTTCCAACCAAAATAATACTTACTTATCTCTCAATAACGCTCCCTCCATGCAGGCCCCAAACAACACTACACAAGAAATATCTAAATGCTGCAATTAAGGTTCTAACTTCCCAAAAACTTAAAGACCTTTTTGgcattaaaagggaaaaaaaccctgACCCTCAGGTTGTCTGATAGGTGATCCAATTCTACAGAAGGATACAGATGATGGAAGTGGTACCAATTGCCATAATGGTGCCAATGGGAATAGACCTCTGAGCATCCCTTAGATCTCCTGACCGGTTCGATCCTGCCATGATTCCTAAAGTAAGAAACATGTGGTCAATGCTTAAATAGTAATCATGGAATAACAGTTAATTATTCACATGTAAGCTTAGGTCTACTGGATCCAAAAAAAGCACAACAGTAAACTTTAGCATAACACACCTTATGTACGTGACATCTAAAATATAGCAAAcagatgttttaatgtttaggtCAAATTTATGAAAAACATTTAGTTAATACTCTTAATATTTtatcttatatattataaatattttataatattttatcttaATATGTAATAGCAATAAATATGAGAAACCTTTTGGGAAAATCTGTGTCAGAATGTCGGAACcattaactattaaaaaatgcTCTTTTATATCATAAGAGTTTAAGGTCACCCattctattattattgtatctttgaaagcagatttttttttgtcaaaatgtgaaaaaaagacaTCTCTCCTACTCTGGTTAGATTACATTCATCAACAATAATTAACCACTTTAAAAATTATAGAGAAATAACTTCACAGATTACTCCATAGACCATAACTGGTTTCTAAAGTGGACAAACATtaattcagcaaaaaaaaaacaaaaaaaaactcccatTTCTCTTTCaccaatgttaatgttaaagcaCAGCtagtaaaaatggaaatatacGATTTGTGTTAAGCATTCATTTACAAATGCaacttaataattaaaatagtcAATTAAAGTGAAACATTTATCCTGCATTGGCAGAATATGGTCAGgggcaaaataataataaggacaGCAATAAACAGATGAATATTGCTTCCAATTTCACCTTTAATGTGCATGCAACATCcaaaataatgttataaatgtaaaacagcCATGTGTACACTGTGGTCTCACCTGTGACTGAGGGGAAGTAGATGCCCACCATCATTGTGAAGAAAGTGGTGATGTCATTGTAGATATATGGCAACTGGTCTGGTACGTTATTCTCAGAGTCTTTTATATGCTCTGCTGAAAATGACGCCTGGTTCTTCGCCTCTACCAGCTTGCCTTCAGAGCCATAAAGTCCCCAAAGGTTACCTGAAAGTAGAAAAAATGTGATACTGTAGAAGTTGTAATTTTACATATACATTTGGTATAATATTAGCAAGAATACTGATGTGATATTAATATTCTaagaaatgtataaatgtgtaaTATTATAAGAAATGTCACCTTTGATAACGTCACTTAGCAGGCCTGGAATGCCCAGGATCTCTGTTACATTATTGTGTGTAAAGTATTCATCACAGGTTGCATTAAGGGAAGATGAACTACAAAACAGGTTCCACAGGTCTGTTGTGTTGGTTATATTGTTGATCACTTCTGTCTTCATGCATTTATCAAACTTCATATTTTGTAGTGTGCGGTTACCAAGCAGacatattcttaaaaaaaaaaaagtaacagtcAATTTATATTGAAAGTGTGTAACTAAGCAAATTAAATGATTGCAGACGATACaaatatacactgtgtgtgttgctctttcagctgctcttaaGAAGGAGTCGCCAAAAAGgggtggctgggaatcgaacccaggccttccgtaTGACAGGCacaacacctaccactgagcgaCCAGTGCCCTTcacaatacaaaaatacacTATCTGACCAAAAAAAGCTGCCATTTCAGAAGGATCAAATTATTAAGCTTCATGAAGAAAAGTAAACAAGTAAGGGAATGTGAAATTACTGAAATTGGATTTACAATCCTTGAAcatatcaaaacctggaaggataatgCTAAACCATCGTCTATGGGAAGAAATATGGtcgaaaaaaagaaacacaaacagaGATCACTTTAAACATCTTGATGAACTTGCatccaaaaaaagtaaaaattaatcaGGCATGTTTAGTAGTTAAAGTAAGAGAATTTCCATAcccacaatgtgatgagaacaggattgggactaaacagctttgTGGCCATAAGTGTTGGAAAAAAGTCATGAATTCAAATTGACCCAATTCCATAGGTGTGTCAAGGTaaaaagggaagcacatgatgcgatgcacccatcatgcatagtgcccactgaaCAAGCCTTTGGAGGCAGAATTATGGTTTAGGGTGGGTTTAGCTGGTCAGTTCTAGTTATGTGgcaagtcagctgatgacctgaatatacCGAAAGACTAGGTTGTCACATCAGTGAGGTTCTTCTTTCCCGATGGCACAGcctattccaggactcagattgtgaaagagtggttcagagagcatgaggaatcactttcacacatgaactggccaccacattgtgtgctgtaatcaaactCAAGGGTGACTGAAGGAAATCttcattatatatgtatataatgtaaaatgtaacaaCAGAAAAATTGAAAAGTGTCAATTTCATGAtttgtaaatttattataaatgacgGTTTAGAGATTGGTGGCTGGTACAAGCTCAATGTAAgcactaaataaaaatgatagatGAACAGtgataaataaaagtgttttacGTATTCCTCCATTATGTTAGCTTATACAGAAAAcgttaattgtaaaaaaaaacgttaaatgtttaaaaaaaaaaaaaaaaaaaaagggtttctcCAAATTTCACTCAGCAAAATTCACTGCTTATGTCACGTGATTAACTTCAAAAGGTCTATGAAATCAAGTAGAGTTTTTACAAGTGTAATGTATACTCACTTAAAATCTGGTGGGCTGATGACAGTCCTGATGACTCCAGCATAGATGGCCATGATGGACAGAATCACACAGGAAAGAAAGACCAGtgccagtttatttacatatctgaCCCCGACAAATACCACCAGAGCCATGAGGGCCAAGCAGCATGTTCCATACACCCGCATATGATTCAGCTGCTCGTTGTACGAAAGTCCATTTGGCACTATGTACATCTATATATGAGACAGAACATATGATAAAAGTACAGATCCACAAGAGATCCAGTAGTAACAGCTAGGGCTGATTAATCCTAAAAACGTTGGCAAATTCGTTGTGTCGCGTGACGTGGAGACAttcgtttatttaaaaaaaacattagttgaGCGCGGAGCAGAGTGAACACACTCAGTCTCGTgcactgatgctagcagagttcgGCGCCTCAAAGACAGGgcggagcaaaaataaaaaaaacgagcGGAGGTAGAGGAGAGATACGTACATGGCGAAGGCAAAGAAATATGTAATCAGGTAAATGTCTGCCCTACTGGCTcctagtgcgcgtctcttactggtataatcaacatctgtgcacacgtgtactgtttactataacactgtaaccacgtgtgtgtaaaacatattgtaacatattttcaacatattttgtgtctgtatgcgtgtgtgtacagcgcgcatgtaaagcaaaagcaagtctcattagaaaatgcattttctctctctgctcaaggcttagcctgctctttgcctgctgacTAGTCTATTAACCACCCATAAAAGCACTGTCCAATAACTTATGAActaatatgactttttttttcagtcaacaACTACATTTGAAATTTTCGAGCATGGTCGACATACCAAACTCTGATAAACTTCCTAATGGAGCCCATTCATAATCTTTCTACAATCTCGGGTTATATGTACCCACCAAAAGGATCTCTATTGTGCCCAGTATGTACATGGATCCAGCAAAGGTTGTACCGAGGTAGAAGCATAACCCAACAGCCCCTCCAAACTCTGGACCCAGTGCCCTAGAGATCATGTAATATGAGCCACCAgctggaaaaagagaaaaagaacaccCAAGgcatcttttatatttatacataaatactgaattaaaatgtaaaggcACTAAGTAAAATGTCTGTTGCTTGTCATACCTGGAACCATTCCATTAGTTGCAATAGCACTCATAGATATCGCAGTCAGTAAAGTCTGTAGAGCAAAGAATAGACTATTAAATTGCTCAAATAAATGATTTGCTAAAGATTCAAAAGTATATAAGAACACCTCACACTCCTACAAAGACTATGAAGTTCATATCATCACAGAACCCTAAAAATATCCAAAAACAAAGCGGGAATGTGGGTCAACATGGAAAAGATTTAAGATTATCAAGCTCATACTGCTTGTCACAAATTTCCTATCCCACATATGACTGTGCGCTCACCAGGTCCAGTGAGATCGAACAGAGTTATTACTGATCAGAGTACACTGTCTTTTTAGGTGCTCACAAGCTTACTACAGTGTCGCTAAATCCGGCTGGttggcatatactgtataccacaATATGCAGGCTGGCATAAATACCACAACATGAAATAAGTTTGAAAGTTTTTCTTAAACAGAGAAAATGTGTAGTAGGTACAGATGAGTTTAGTACTCACACAAGCACAACACATGAAGACAATGGCAAAGGAGCCTAAAATTCCAGCTGTGCCTACAATCCAGGTAAGGCGCAGAAATAAAACCACACCCAAAATGTTTTGCACACAGGGGAGATACACACCAATAAATGTGCCCATCTGAGGGccctaaaaacacaaaaatttgAGAACATCAGGCACCATATTCTTTGCAGAATAAAAGCTATTTTGGTTATTTAATAAAAGCATTAAGTAAGCCATGCTTTCCTTGcacacattttaaaagctttacaaAGGGTTTTTATGCATGAGCTCA
Protein-coding regions in this window:
- the LOC128533122 gene encoding solute carrier family 12 member 7-like; translated protein: MPTNFTVVPVEDCNASSSNGDGNTTGEERQEHVFGPSSGDETPGEDSPFLSVPDYDRSCDGKNMALFEEEMDSTPMVSALLNKLANYTNLPQGVVDHEKAESEDGLKRVTVKGPQMGTFIGVYLPCVQNILGVVLFLRLTWIVGTAGILGSFAIVFMCCACTLLTAISMSAIATNGMVPAGGSYYMISRALGPEFGGAVGLCFYLGTTFAGSMYILGTIEILLMYIVPNGLSYNEQLNHMRVYGTCCLALMALVVFVGVRYVNKLALVFLSCVILSIMAIYAGVIRTVISPPDFKICLLGNRTLQNMKFDKCMKTEVINNITNTTDLWNLFCSSSSLNATCDEYFTHNNVTEILGIPGLLSDVIKGNLWGLYGSEGKLVEAKNQASFSAEHIKDSENNVPDQLPYIYNDITTFFTMMVGIYFPSVTGIMAGSNRSGDLRDAQRSIPIGTIMAIGTTSIIYISCVVLFGACMEGALLRDKFGFSVKQSPVIGTLAWPSPWLIVIGSFFSCCGAGLQSLTGAPRLLHAIAHDGLIPFLQVFGHSKSNGEPTWALLLTVGICEIGILIASVDKVAPILSMFFLMCYLFVNLACAVQTLLRTPNWRPRFKFYHWSLSVLGMTLCISLMFVSSWYYALVAMLLAGCIYKYIEYRGAEKEWGDGIRGLSLNAAQYALIKLEDTPPHTKNWRPQLLVLLSLDSDLAVKHPRLLSFTSQLKAGKGLTIVSSVLQGSYISRSGDAKRAETNVKAAMSSEKTKGFCHIVVCSNLRDGFSNLIQSAGLGGMKHNAVLMAWPSNWRQAEDATSWKNFIETVRETTAAHQALLVAKNSDMFPSYTERLTEGTIDVWWIVHDGGLLMLLPFLLRQHKVWRKCKMRIFTVAHLDDNSIQMKKDLQMFMYQLRLNAEVEVVEMHEGDISAFTYERTLMMEQRSQMLKQMQLSKTEREREIQCIADESRSSIKRRNTKDQSPNTLQVPGMEVLEHEAHTFHERNSKGHGSDQERNSPDSHHVHMTWTKEKFVAERHRHREANTGIRDIFNMKPEWEHLNQSNVRRMHTAVKLNEVVVNKSQNAHLVLLNMPGPPKNKDGDENYMEFLEVLMEGLERVLLVRGGGREVITIYS